Proteins found in one Microcella daejeonensis genomic segment:
- the tkt gene encoding transketolase → MTDLTWDPLDSAAVDTARLLAADAVENVGNGHPGTAMSLAPVAYLLHQKTMRHDPADPQWLGRDRFILSAGHSSLTQYVQLYLGGYGLELDDLKALRTWGSKTPGHPEYGHTDGVEITTGPLGQGLASAVGFAYAARFERGLLDPETPAGESPFDHHVYVIAGDGDLQEGVTSEAGSLAGHQQLGNLIAIYDSNQISIEDDTDIAFTEDVAARYESYGWHVQTVDWKQTGEYVEDVHALHAALEAAKAETGRPSLVILKTIIGWPAPTKQNTGKIHGSALGGEELAATKTLMGFDPEQSFVVSDEVIAHTRAAVERGAARHAEWQVGFDAWAAANPEKKALLDRILAGELPEGLTEALPVFEGGTSVSTRAASGKVINAIAGVVPEFWGGSADLAESNLTTIAGGGSFVPAGGSTHEWTADPYGRILHFGIREHAMGAILNGIALHGRTRVFGGTFLIFSDYMRPAVRLAALMGVPVTYVWTHDSVALGEDGPTHQPIEQLAALRAIPGLDIVRPADANETAWAWKTILDRHSHPAGLALTRQNVPVFERGDDLASGEVLAAAHHVARGAYVLAEAANGEPEVIFIATGSEVQIALEAREVLAAEGVHARVVSAPSLEWFEEQSAEYRESVLPAAVTARVSIEAGLSLSWHRYLGVRGRAVSIEHFGASADYQTLFREFGITTEAAVAAARESLAAR, encoded by the coding sequence ATGACCGACCTCACCTGGGACCCGCTGGACTCCGCCGCCGTCGACACGGCCCGACTGCTCGCGGCGGACGCCGTGGAGAACGTCGGCAACGGGCATCCCGGCACCGCGATGAGCCTCGCCCCCGTGGCCTACCTGCTGCACCAGAAGACCATGCGGCACGACCCCGCCGACCCGCAGTGGCTCGGGCGCGACCGCTTCATCCTCTCGGCAGGGCACAGCTCGCTGACGCAGTACGTGCAGCTCTACCTGGGCGGCTACGGACTCGAGCTGGACGACCTGAAGGCTCTGCGCACCTGGGGCTCCAAGACCCCCGGCCACCCGGAGTACGGACACACCGACGGCGTCGAGATCACGACCGGCCCGCTCGGGCAGGGCCTCGCCTCCGCCGTGGGCTTCGCCTACGCGGCGCGCTTCGAGCGCGGGCTCCTCGACCCCGAGACCCCCGCGGGCGAGAGCCCCTTCGATCACCACGTGTACGTCATCGCCGGCGACGGCGACCTGCAGGAGGGCGTCACGAGCGAGGCGGGCTCGCTCGCCGGCCACCAGCAGCTCGGCAACCTCATCGCCATCTACGACTCGAACCAGATCTCGATCGAGGACGACACCGACATCGCGTTCACCGAGGACGTCGCGGCGCGCTACGAGTCCTACGGCTGGCACGTGCAGACCGTCGACTGGAAGCAGACCGGCGAGTACGTCGAGGACGTGCACGCGCTGCACGCCGCGCTCGAGGCGGCGAAGGCCGAGACCGGCCGCCCGAGCCTCGTGATCCTCAAGACGATCATCGGCTGGCCCGCGCCGACCAAGCAGAACACCGGCAAGATCCACGGCTCGGCGCTCGGTGGCGAGGAGCTCGCGGCCACGAAGACCCTCATGGGCTTCGACCCCGAGCAGAGCTTCGTCGTCTCCGACGAGGTCATCGCCCACACGCGCGCCGCCGTCGAGCGGGGCGCCGCGCGCCACGCCGAGTGGCAGGTCGGCTTCGACGCCTGGGCCGCCGCGAACCCCGAGAAGAAGGCCCTCCTCGACCGGATCCTCGCGGGCGAGCTGCCCGAGGGGCTCACCGAGGCGCTGCCGGTGTTCGAGGGCGGCACGAGCGTGTCGACCCGCGCCGCCAGCGGCAAGGTCATCAACGCGATCGCCGGCGTCGTGCCCGAGTTCTGGGGAGGCTCGGCCGACCTCGCCGAGTCGAACCTCACGACGATCGCCGGGGGCGGCTCCTTCGTGCCCGCCGGGGGCTCGACGCACGAGTGGACGGCCGACCCCTACGGCCGCATCCTGCACTTCGGCATCCGCGAGCACGCCATGGGCGCCATCCTCAACGGCATCGCCCTGCACGGCCGCACGCGCGTCTTCGGCGGCACGTTCCTCATCTTCAGCGACTACATGCGCCCCGCGGTGCGGCTCGCCGCGCTCATGGGCGTGCCCGTCACCTACGTCTGGACCCACGACTCCGTCGCGCTCGGCGAGGACGGCCCGACGCACCAGCCGATCGAGCAGCTCGCGGCGCTCCGCGCCATCCCGGGGCTCGACATCGTGCGCCCCGCCGACGCCAACGAGACCGCCTGGGCGTGGAAGACCATCCTCGACCGGCACAGCCACCCGGCGGGCCTCGCCCTGACGCGGCAGAACGTGCCCGTGTTCGAGCGCGGGGACGACCTCGCCTCGGGCGAGGTGCTCGCCGCGGCCCACCACGTCGCACGCGGCGCCTACGTCCTGGCCGAGGCCGCGAACGGCGAGCCCGAGGTCATCTTCATCGCGACCGGCTCCGAGGTGCAGATCGCGCTCGAGGCCCGCGAGGTGCTCGCCGCGGAGGGCGTGCACGCGCGCGTCGTCTCCGCGCCGAGCCTCGAGTGGTTCGAGGAGCAGAGCGCGGAGTACCGCGAGTCGGTGCTGCCGGCCGCCGTCACCGCGCGCGTCAGCATCGAGGCGGGACTCTCGCTCAGCTGGCACCGCTACCTCGGCGTGCGCGGCCGCGCCGTGTCGATCGAGCACTTCGGCGCGTCGGCCGACTACCAGACGCTGTTCCGCGAGTTCGGCATCACGACCGAGGCCGCCGTGGCCGCCGCGCGCGAATCCCTCGCCGCGCGCTGA
- the sufD gene encoding Fe-S cluster assembly protein SufD, giving the protein MTETLIADALAARQADVPIQTRSARPTSFEPADFAAPSAREVNWKLSDLQRLAPLFVDEPAESARAVTVEVDAPAGVHVPSTGLDAPVRGEVFRPEDRPSAIAWKRSEDALHLRLPAGQVLEQPVRVRLHGTDATARSTAHIVIEAERDSHATVVLEHTGSAQFAQNVEIIVRDGASLTVLSLQAWEDDAVHAAAHQAVVGRRASLTHFVVSLGGAVVRVNPSVRLAGEGSHAELFGLSFADSGQHLESQVYLFHEGPATKGNVLYKSALQGAKARTVWIGDVLIGADAVDTDSYEANRNLVLTDGARADSIPNLEIETGEIAGAGHASATGRFDDEQLFYLRSRGISEKESRRLVVLGFLMEIVQKIAVDDVRARLIDAVEAELATMEVD; this is encoded by the coding sequence ATGACCGAGACCCTGATCGCCGACGCGCTCGCCGCCCGCCAGGCGGACGTGCCCATCCAGACCCGATCCGCCCGCCCGACCTCGTTCGAGCCCGCGGACTTCGCCGCCCCCTCGGCGCGCGAGGTCAACTGGAAGCTCAGCGACCTGCAGCGGCTCGCGCCCCTGTTCGTCGACGAGCCCGCCGAGAGCGCGCGCGCCGTGACCGTCGAGGTGGATGCCCCCGCCGGGGTGCACGTGCCCTCCACGGGTCTCGACGCCCCCGTCCGCGGTGAGGTGTTCCGCCCCGAGGATCGCCCGAGCGCCATCGCGTGGAAGCGCAGCGAGGACGCCCTGCACCTGCGGCTCCCCGCGGGTCAGGTGCTCGAGCAGCCGGTGCGCGTGCGCCTGCACGGCACGGACGCGACCGCGCGGTCCACGGCCCACATCGTGATCGAGGCCGAGCGGGACTCCCACGCCACCGTCGTCCTCGAGCACACGGGTTCGGCCCAGTTCGCGCAGAACGTCGAGATCATTGTGCGCGACGGCGCATCCCTCACCGTGCTGTCGCTGCAGGCGTGGGAGGACGACGCCGTGCACGCCGCGGCCCATCAGGCCGTCGTCGGGCGCCGGGCATCCCTCACGCACTTCGTCGTCAGCCTCGGCGGCGCCGTGGTGCGGGTGAACCCGAGCGTGCGGCTCGCCGGCGAGGGCAGCCACGCCGAGCTCTTCGGGCTCTCCTTCGCCGACAGCGGGCAGCACCTCGAGAGCCAGGTCTACCTGTTCCACGAGGGCCCCGCCACGAAGGGCAACGTGCTCTACAAGAGCGCGCTGCAGGGCGCCAAGGCCCGCACGGTGTGGATCGGCGACGTGCTCATCGGCGCCGACGCGGTCGACACCGACTCGTACGAGGCGAACCGCAACCTCGTTCTCACCGACGGTGCGCGCGCCGACAGCATCCCGAACCTCGAGATCGAGACCGGCGAGATCGCCGGCGCCGGACACGCGAGCGCCACGGGCCGGTTCGACGACGAGCAGCTGTTCTACCTGCGCTCGCGCGGCATCTCCGAGAAGGAGTCGCGTCGCCTGGTGGTGCTCGGCTTCCTCATGGAGATCGTGCAGAAGATCGCCGTCGACGACGTGCGCGCGCGGCTCATCGACGCCGTCGAGGCCGAGCTGGCGACGATGGAGGTCGACTGA
- a CDS encoding COX15/CtaA family protein, translated as MNRLWQQLVGSARAVWAWLPTTVDRRVRFIAWASLVSQTLIVGTGGAVRLTGSGLGCPTWPRCTEDSFVATPEMGIHGIVEFGNRLLTFVLVIIAIAAFAFVVRMRRERPELLRLSIALGLGIPAQAIIGGITVLTNLNPWIVGFHFVVSTALVALATVLVYRVYRGPASRSLAVPSPVRMLGLATAVGAWITVLVGIVVTGSGPHAGDGGAARNGLDSELLQHVHSWPAYATAALSVALLVVAVRLGMPRLQRAVVALLVVEAVQIVVGVAQARLGLPEILVGVHMVLACVLIAAVTRVLLEMRLSRAEQQAPAVEPAEPVLVAR; from the coding sequence GTGAATCGCCTGTGGCAGCAACTGGTCGGCTCGGCGCGCGCGGTGTGGGCGTGGCTCCCGACGACGGTCGACCGGCGCGTGCGGTTCATCGCGTGGGCGTCGCTCGTTAGCCAGACGCTCATCGTCGGCACCGGTGGCGCGGTGCGCCTCACCGGCTCGGGCCTCGGCTGCCCGACCTGGCCGCGGTGCACGGAGGACTCGTTCGTCGCGACGCCCGAGATGGGCATCCACGGCATCGTCGAGTTCGGTAACCGCCTGCTGACCTTCGTGCTCGTGATCATCGCGATCGCCGCCTTCGCCTTCGTCGTGCGGATGCGCCGCGAGCGCCCCGAGCTGCTGCGTCTCTCGATCGCCCTCGGACTCGGGATCCCGGCTCAGGCGATCATCGGCGGCATCACCGTGCTCACGAACCTGAACCCCTGGATCGTCGGCTTCCACTTCGTCGTCTCGACCGCGCTCGTCGCGCTCGCCACGGTGCTCGTCTACCGCGTCTACCGCGGGCCGGCCTCGCGCTCGCTGGCCGTGCCCTCCCCCGTGCGGATGCTCGGCCTCGCGACCGCCGTCGGCGCTTGGATCACGGTGCTCGTCGGCATCGTCGTGACGGGCTCCGGCCCGCACGCCGGCGACGGCGGTGCGGCGCGCAACGGCCTCGACTCGGAGCTGCTGCAGCATGTGCACTCCTGGCCGGCCTACGCGACCGCGGCCCTGAGCGTCGCCCTGCTCGTCGTCGCCGTGCGCCTCGGCATGCCGCGACTGCAGCGCGCGGTCGTCGCGCTGCTCGTCGTCGAGGCCGTTCAGATCGTCGTCGGGGTCGCGCAGGCGCGCCTCGGCCTGCCCGAGATCCTCGTGGGCGTGCACATGGTGCTCGCCTGCGTGCTCATCGCGGCGGTCACCCGGGTGCTGCTCGAGATGCGGCTCAGCCGCGCCGAGCAGCAGGCTCCCGCGGTCGAGCCGGCCGAGCCGGTCCTCGTCGCGCGTTAG
- a CDS encoding metal-sulfur cluster assembly factor, whose product MPVALEPKLFDQVEEGLKDVIDPELGVNIVDLGLVYDLAWDEESDALIISMTLTSAGCPLTDVIEESVANSLDGIVQQFRINWVWMPPWGPERITDDGRDMMRALGFSI is encoded by the coding sequence ATGCCTGTCGCTCTCGAACCGAAGCTCTTCGACCAGGTCGAGGAGGGTCTCAAGGACGTCATCGACCCCGAGCTCGGGGTCAACATCGTCGACCTGGGGCTCGTCTACGACCTCGCGTGGGACGAGGAGTCCGACGCCCTCATCATCTCGATGACCCTCACCTCGGCCGGATGCCCGCTCACCGACGTCATCGAGGAGTCCGTCGCGAACTCGCTCGACGGCATCGTGCAGCAGTTCCGCATCAACTGGGTGTGGATGCCGCCGTGGGGCCCCGAGCGCATCACCGACGACGGTCGCGACATGATGCGAGCCCTCGGCTTCAGCATCTGA
- a CDS encoding heme o synthase translates to MDTALDPSITTRPRTLKRTVAAYVALTKPRVIELLLVTTAPVMILAEDGLPSLWLVLATLIGGALSAGSAGAFNMYIDRDIDRIMQRTQNRPLVTGELTDRQALVFAYTLGVVSIAWLALTTNWLAASLALAAILFYVVIYTLVLKRRTEQNIIWGGIAGCFPVVIGWTAVTGSLDWPPLILFLVVFLWTPPHYWPLSLKYRDDYASASVPMLGAVRGRAMVGLQTILYAWATVACSLLLIPVADMGALYSGAAVLAGAWFIIESHRLYSRALHGREAKPMQVFHASITYLTLLFVAVGIDPLLPY, encoded by the coding sequence ATGGATACTGCGCTCGACCCGTCGATCACGACCCGTCCGCGCACCCTCAAGCGCACCGTGGCCGCGTACGTCGCTCTGACGAAGCCGCGGGTCATCGAGCTGCTGCTGGTCACGACCGCCCCCGTCATGATCCTCGCCGAGGACGGCCTCCCGAGCCTCTGGCTCGTGCTCGCCACTCTCATCGGCGGGGCGCTCTCCGCCGGGTCGGCCGGCGCGTTCAACATGTACATCGACCGCGACATCGATCGCATCATGCAGCGCACGCAGAACCGTCCGCTCGTCACGGGGGAGCTCACCGACCGCCAGGCGCTCGTCTTCGCGTACACCCTCGGCGTCGTCTCCATCGCCTGGCTCGCGCTCACCACCAACTGGCTGGCCGCCTCGCTCGCGCTCGCCGCCATCCTCTTCTACGTCGTCATCTACACGCTCGTGCTCAAGCGCCGCACCGAGCAGAACATCATCTGGGGCGGCATCGCGGGCTGCTTCCCGGTCGTCATCGGCTGGACGGCCGTGACGGGCTCGCTCGACTGGCCGCCGCTCATCCTCTTCCTCGTGGTCTTCCTCTGGACCCCGCCGCACTACTGGCCGCTCTCGCTGAAGTACCGCGACGACTACGCCTCGGCCTCGGTGCCGATGCTCGGCGCCGTGCGGGGCCGGGCCATGGTGGGTCTGCAGACGATCCTCTACGCGTGGGCGACCGTCGCGTGCTCGCTCCTGCTCATCCCCGTCGCCGACATGGGGGCGCTGTACTCGGGTGCGGCCGTGCTCGCCGGCGCCTGGTTCATCATCGAGAGCCACCGGCTCTACTCGCGGGCGCTGCACGGCCGCGAGGCGAAGCCCATGCAGGTCTTCCACGCGAGCATCACGTACCTGACGCTGCTCTTCGTCGCCGTGGGCATCGACCCGCTGCTGCCGTACTAG
- the sufB gene encoding Fe-S cluster assembly protein SufB: MSDVLIDRPELEGLGQYEFGWSDSDAAGSTARRGISTEVVSDISALKSEPEWMLKTRLKGYDLFGKKPMPNWGADLSGIDFDNIKYFVRSTEKQATTWEELPEDIKATYEKLGIPEAERQRLVSGVAAQYESEVVYHQIREDLEQQGVIFMDTDTALREHPELFQEYFGTVIPPGDNKFAALNTAVWSGGSFVYVPPGVHVEIPLQAYFRINTENMGQFERTLIIADEGSYVHYIEGCTAPIYKSDSLHSAVVEIIVKKNARVRYTTIQNWSNNVYNLVTKRAVAHEGATMEWIDGNIGSKVTMKYPSIFLVGEHAKGETLSVAFAGPGQHQDAGAKMIHMAPYTTSSIISKSIARGGGRAGYRGEVRVDAAAHHSANTVRCDALLVDTISRSDTYPAIDIRVDDVQLGHEATVSRVSEEQLFYLQSRGLPEDEAMAMIVRGFIEPIARELPMEYALELNKLIEMNMEGSVG, from the coding sequence GTGTCTGACGTGCTTATCGATCGACCCGAGCTGGAAGGTCTGGGGCAGTACGAGTTCGGCTGGTCCGACTCCGACGCCGCCGGCAGCACCGCCCGCCGCGGCATCAGCACCGAGGTGGTCTCCGACATCTCCGCGCTCAAGAGCGAGCCCGAGTGGATGCTCAAGACCCGCCTGAAGGGCTACGACCTCTTCGGCAAGAAGCCCATGCCGAACTGGGGCGCCGACCTCTCCGGCATCGACTTCGACAACATCAAGTACTTCGTGCGCTCCACCGAGAAGCAGGCCACCACGTGGGAGGAGCTCCCCGAGGACATCAAGGCCACGTACGAGAAGCTCGGCATCCCCGAGGCCGAGCGCCAGCGCCTCGTCTCCGGCGTCGCCGCGCAGTACGAGTCCGAGGTCGTCTACCACCAGATCCGCGAGGACCTGGAGCAGCAGGGCGTCATCTTCATGGACACCGACACGGCGCTGCGCGAGCACCCGGAGCTGTTCCAGGAGTACTTCGGCACGGTCATCCCGCCCGGCGACAACAAGTTCGCCGCGCTCAACACGGCCGTCTGGTCGGGCGGATCGTTCGTCTACGTGCCGCCCGGCGTGCACGTCGAGATCCCGCTGCAGGCCTACTTCCGCATCAACACGGAGAACATGGGCCAGTTCGAGCGCACGCTGATCATCGCCGATGAGGGCTCGTACGTGCACTACATCGAGGGCTGCACGGCGCCGATCTACAAGAGTGACTCGCTGCACTCGGCCGTCGTCGAGATCATCGTGAAGAAGAACGCACGCGTGCGTTACACGACGATCCAGAACTGGTCGAACAACGTCTACAACCTCGTCACCAAGCGCGCCGTCGCCCACGAGGGCGCCACCATGGAGTGGATCGACGGCAACATCGGCTCGAAGGTGACGATGAAGTACCCGTCGATCTTCCTCGTCGGCGAGCACGCCAAGGGCGAGACCCTGTCGGTCGCCTTCGCCGGCCCCGGCCAGCACCAGGACGCCGGCGCGAAGATGATCCACATGGCGCCGTACACGACGTCGTCGATCATCTCGAAGTCGATCGCCCGTGGCGGCGGCCGCGCCGGCTACCGCGGCGAGGTGCGCGTGGACGCCGCGGCGCACCACTCCGCGAACACGGTGCGCTGCGACGCCCTGCTCGTCGACACCATCTCGCGCTCCGACACCTACCCGGCGATCGACATCCGCGTCGACGACGTGCAGCTCGGCCACGAGGCGACCGTCTCGCGGGTGAGCGAGGAGCAGCTGTTCTACCTGCAGTCGCGGGGTCTGCCCGAGGACGAGGCCATGGCGATGATCGTGCGCGGCTTCATCGAGCCGATCGCGCGCGAGCTGCCCATGGAGTACGCGCTCGAGCTCAACAAGCTCATCGAGATGAACATGGAGGGCAGCGTCGGCTGA
- a CDS encoding glucose-6-phosphate isomerase, with the protein MTATVGARGPAAEAIARHVPTLVEQLVASRLTAGDPTLWGPAAEAEASVRLGWINAVGVSRPLVDEIRQLREELAARGITRIVLCGMGGSSLAPEVITATAGVPLVVLDATDPHQVRGVVEKDLASTAVVVSSKSGSTVETDSQKRAFEAAFAAAGIDPAERIIVVTDPGSPLEQASRAAGYRVFTADPTVGGRYSALTAFGLVPSGLAGADIAELLDEADAALAPLSIDSPSNPGLQLAAAIAGTEPRRDKLVLVADGTHVVGLGDWVEQLIAESTGKDGTGILPVVVGIDAPELVSPAPDVQVVRLVADARATEEVAEGEIELSGSLGSLMMTWEYATAIAGMMLGINPFDQPDVESAKVAARGLLDARPEPVAPLFVDGGVGVAGPQPLLEGATTVSEAVDRLLAAVPADGYVAVQAYLDRTAHPELEAVRHRIAAASGRPTTFGWGPRFLHSTGQYHKGGPAHGVFLQIVSTAEGDLEIADRPFTFGQLIAAQAAGDARVLADHGRPVVTLTVADASAIAALITALA; encoded by the coding sequence GTGACCGCCACCGTCGGCGCCCGCGGCCCGGCCGCGGAGGCGATCGCGCGGCACGTGCCCACCCTCGTCGAGCAGCTCGTCGCGAGTCGGCTCACGGCGGGCGACCCCACCCTGTGGGGTCCGGCCGCGGAGGCGGAGGCCTCCGTGCGGCTCGGGTGGATCAACGCCGTCGGCGTCTCGCGGCCGTTGGTCGACGAGATCCGGCAGCTCCGCGAGGAGCTCGCCGCGCGCGGCATCACCCGCATCGTCCTGTGCGGGATGGGCGGATCCTCGCTCGCCCCGGAGGTCATCACCGCGACGGCGGGCGTCCCGCTCGTCGTCCTCGACGCGACCGACCCGCACCAGGTGCGCGGCGTCGTCGAGAAGGACCTCGCCTCGACCGCGGTCGTCGTCTCCTCCAAGTCGGGGTCGACCGTCGAGACCGACAGCCAGAAGCGCGCCTTCGAGGCGGCCTTCGCCGCCGCGGGCATCGACCCCGCCGAGCGCATCATCGTCGTCACCGACCCCGGGTCGCCGCTCGAGCAGGCCTCGCGCGCAGCCGGGTACCGGGTCTTCACCGCCGACCCGACGGTGGGCGGGCGCTACTCCGCGCTCACCGCCTTCGGCCTCGTCCCCTCGGGCCTCGCCGGCGCCGACATCGCGGAGCTGCTCGACGAGGCGGACGCGGCGCTCGCGCCCCTCTCCATCGACAGCCCGTCGAACCCCGGCCTGCAGCTCGCCGCCGCCATCGCGGGCACCGAGCCCCGGCGCGACAAGCTCGTGCTCGTCGCCGACGGCACCCACGTCGTGGGGCTCGGGGACTGGGTCGAGCAGCTCATCGCGGAGTCGACGGGCAAGGACGGCACGGGCATCCTGCCGGTCGTTGTCGGGATCGACGCGCCCGAGCTCGTCTCGCCTGCGCCCGACGTGCAGGTCGTGCGTCTCGTCGCCGACGCCCGCGCGACCGAGGAGGTGGCCGAGGGCGAGATCGAGCTCTCGGGCTCGCTCGGCTCGCTCATGATGACGTGGGAGTACGCCACGGCGATCGCCGGCATGATGCTCGGCATCAACCCCTTCGACCAGCCCGACGTCGAGTCGGCCAAGGTCGCCGCTCGCGGCCTGCTCGACGCGCGCCCCGAACCGGTCGCGCCGCTCTTCGTCGACGGCGGGGTCGGCGTCGCCGGTCCTCAGCCGCTGCTCGAGGGGGCGACGACGGTCAGCGAGGCCGTCGACCGTCTGCTCGCCGCCGTGCCCGCCGACGGCTACGTCGCCGTGCAGGCGTACCTCGATCGCACGGCGCACCCGGAGCTCGAGGCCGTGCGGCACCGCATCGCCGCCGCGAGCGGGCGCCCGACGACCTTCGGCTGGGGCCCGCGCTTCCTGCACTCGACCGGCCAGTACCACAAGGGCGGTCCGGCGCACGGAGTCTTCCTGCAGATCGTCTCGACGGCCGAGGGCGACCTCGAGATCGCCGATCGTCCGTTCACCTTCGGGCAGCTCATCGCGGCGCAGGCCGCCGGCGACGCCCGGGTGCTCGCCGATCACGGCCGTCCGGTCGTGACGCTCACCGTCGCCGACGCGAGCGCGATCGCCGCGCTCATCACCGCACTCGCCTGA
- the tal gene encoding transaldolase, whose product MTSTPTAQLSALGVSIWLDDLSRDRISSGGLAAIIADRDVVGVTTNPTIFAAALATGTTYDDQIRDLAAAGVDVTDAVFEITTDDVAAASDIFAPVYAATAGRDGRVSIEVEPGLAHDAAGTIEQARQLWAKVDRPNAMIKIPATLEGLEAITETIGAGISVNVTLIFSLERYRAVIDAYLAGLEKARDAGHDLASIHSVASFFVSRVDSEIDKRLEAIGTPEALALKSKAGIANARLAYELFEQAFAEPRATALLEAGGNAQRPLWASTGVKDPALPDTLYVTALAVGDTVNTMPEKTLEATFDHAVVTGDEVSGSYDASRAVLAALEEQGVSIAEVTALLEKEGVEKFIVSWNELLDTVSAALEAAK is encoded by the coding sequence ATGACCTCCACCCCCACCGCACAGCTCAGCGCACTCGGCGTGAGCATCTGGCTCGACGACCTGTCGCGCGACCGGATCTCCTCCGGCGGTCTCGCCGCGATCATCGCCGACCGCGATGTCGTGGGCGTCACCACGAACCCGACGATCTTCGCCGCGGCGCTCGCGACCGGCACCACCTACGACGACCAGATCCGCGACCTCGCGGCCGCCGGCGTCGACGTGACCGACGCCGTGTTCGAGATCACGACGGACGACGTCGCGGCGGCGAGCGACATCTTCGCCCCCGTGTACGCCGCGACCGCCGGCCGTGACGGCCGGGTCTCGATCGAGGTCGAGCCGGGCCTCGCGCACGATGCGGCCGGCACCATCGAGCAGGCGCGCCAGCTGTGGGCGAAGGTCGACCGCCCCAACGCGATGATCAAGATCCCGGCCACGCTCGAGGGCCTCGAGGCCATCACCGAGACGATCGGGGCGGGCATCAGCGTCAACGTCACCCTGATCTTCAGCCTCGAGCGCTACCGCGCGGTGATCGACGCCTACCTGGCGGGGCTCGAGAAGGCGCGCGACGCGGGGCACGACCTCGCGTCCATCCACTCGGTCGCCTCCTTCTTCGTCTCGCGCGTCGACTCCGAGATCGACAAGCGTCTCGAGGCCATCGGCACCCCGGAGGCGCTCGCGCTCAAGAGCAAGGCGGGCATCGCCAACGCGCGGCTCGCCTACGAGCTCTTCGAGCAGGCCTTCGCCGAGCCGCGCGCCACCGCGCTGCTCGAGGCCGGCGGCAACGCGCAGCGCCCGCTGTGGGCATCCACCGGGGTCAAGGACCCTGCCCTGCCCGACACGCTCTACGTCACGGCCCTCGCCGTCGGCGACACCGTCAACACGATGCCCGAGAAGACGCTCGAGGCCACCTTCGATCACGCGGTCGTCACGGGCGACGAGGTCAGCGGCTCCTACGACGCCTCGCGGGCGGTGCTCGCCGCGCTGGAGGAGCAGGGCGTCTCGATCGCCGAGGTGACCGCCCTGCTGGAGAAGGAGGGCGTCGAGAAGTTCATCGTCAGCTGGAACGAGCTGCTCGACACGGTCTCGGCCGCGCTCGAGGCCGCGAAGTGA
- a CDS encoding non-heme iron oxygenase ferredoxin subunit, whose translation MAGTRVCADSELAPATAMKVVIDGKPIAVVKDSAGAVHALGDTCTHGDISLSEGFVEDGTLECWAHGSKFDLATGAPKNFPAFEPVPVYAVTVENGEILVDADAVITP comes from the coding sequence ATGGCCGGCACCCGCGTCTGCGCCGACAGCGAGCTCGCGCCCGCGACGGCGATGAAGGTCGTCATCGACGGCAAGCCCATCGCCGTCGTCAAGGACTCCGCCGGGGCCGTCCACGCGCTCGGCGACACGTGCACCCACGGCGACATCTCGCTCAGCGAGGGCTTCGTCGAGGACGGCACGCTCGAGTGCTGGGCGCACGGGTCGAAGTTCGACCTCGCGACCGGCGCTCCGAAGAACTTCCCGGCCTTCGAGCCGGTGCCCGTCTACGCGGTGACCGTCGAGAACGGCGAGATCCTCGTCGACGCCGACGCCGTCATCACGCCGTAG
- the sufC gene encoding Fe-S cluster assembly ATPase SufC, which produces MATLEIRDLHVSIDTDQGAKEILRGVDLTINEGEIHAIMGPNGSGKSTLAYTIAGHPRYTVDSGSITLDGEDVLAMSVDERAKAGLFLAMQYPVEIPGVTVSNFLRTAKTALDGEAPPLRAWVKDLKSSMEALRMDRGFAERNVNEGFSGGEKKRHEIVQLELLKPKFAVLDETDSGLDVDALKIVSEGVNRVKESTGLGVLLITHYTRILRYIKPDFVHVFVEGRIAEQGGAELADRLENEGYDRFVTSTPVA; this is translated from the coding sequence ATGGCCACTCTCGAGATCCGCGACCTGCACGTCTCGATCGACACCGATCAGGGCGCCAAGGAGATCCTCCGCGGCGTCGACCTCACCATCAACGAGGGCGAGATCCACGCGATCATGGGCCCCAACGGCTCGGGCAAGTCGACCCTCGCGTACACGATCGCCGGGCATCCCCGCTACACCGTCGACTCGGGCTCGATCACGCTCGACGGCGAGGACGTGCTGGCGATGAGCGTCGACGAGCGCGCCAAGGCGGGCCTGTTCCTCGCGATGCAGTACCCCGTCGAGATCCCCGGCGTGACGGTGTCGAACTTCCTGCGCACCGCCAAGACCGCCCTCGACGGCGAGGCCCCGCCGCTCCGCGCGTGGGTCAAGGACCTCAAGAGCTCGATGGAGGCCCTGCGCATGGACCGCGGCTTCGCCGAGCGCAACGTCAACGAGGGCTTCTCGGGCGGCGAGAAGAAGCGCCACGAGATCGTGCAGCTCGAGCTGCTCAAGCCGAAGTTCGCCGTGCTCGACGAGACCGACTCCGGCCTCGACGTCGACGCGCTCAAGATCGTCTCGGAGGGCGTCAACCGCGTGAAGGAGTCGACCGGCCTCGGCGTGCTCCTCATCACGCACTACACGCGCATCCTGCGCTACATCAAGCCCGACTTCGTGCACGTCTTCGTCGAGGGCCGCATCGCCGAGCAGGGCGGCGCCGAGCTGGCGGATCGCCTCGAGAACGAGGGCTACGATCGCTTCGTCACGTCGACGCCGGTAGCCTGA